A single region of the Ursus arctos isolate Adak ecotype North America unplaced genomic scaffold, UrsArc2.0 scaffold_60, whole genome shotgun sequence genome encodes:
- the LOC125281470 gene encoding carbonyl reductase [NADPH] 1-like isoform X2, which translates to MASASRVALVTGANKGIGFAIVQQLCRQFPGDVVLTARDEARGRAAVQQLQAEGLSPRFHQLDIDDLQSIRVLRDFLRKEYGGLDVLVNNAGIVFKRRVVNVSSIMSFAALKSCSPELQQKFMNETITEEELVGLMNKFVEDTKKGVQQKEGWPDVNVLPYAVSKMGVTVLSRIHARNLSEQRRGDKILLNACCPGWVRTDMGGPKGIKSPEEGAETPVYLALLPSDVERPHGDILMEKKVRRWGPISQLPSWAHSDPVII; encoded by the exons ATGGCGTCAGCCTCCCGAGTGGCGCTGGTGACCGGGGCCAACAAGGGCATCGGCTTCGCCATCGTGCAGCAGCTGTGCCGGCAGTTCCCGGGGGACGTGGTGCTCACGGCGCGGGACGAGGCGCGGGGCCGGGCAGCTGTGCAGCAGCTCCAGGCCGAGGGCCTGAGTCCCCGCTTCCACCAGCTGGACATCGACGACCTGCAGAGCATCCGGGTCCTGCGCGACTTCCTGCGCAAGGAGTACGGGGGCCTGGACGTGCTGGTCAACAACGCGGGCATCGTATTCAAGC GCAGAGTGGTGAATGTGTCTAGCATAATGAGTTTCGCAGCCCTTAAATCATGCAGCCCAGAACTGCAGCAGAAATTTATGAATGAGAccatcacagaggaggagctggtggggctCATGAACAAGTttgtggaagacacaaagaaaggagtACAGCAGAAGGAGGGATGGCCTGATGTAAACGTACTCCCATATGCAGTGTCCAAGATGGGTGTCACGGTCCTGTCCAGAATCCATGCCAGGAACCtgagtgagcagaggagaggggacaagatCCTCCTGAATGCCTGCTGCCCTGGGTGGGTGAGAACAGACATGGGTGGACCAAAAGGCATCAAAAGCCCAGAAGAAGGAGCAGAGACCCCTGTCTACTTGGCTCTTTTGCCCTCGGATGTTGAGAGGCCTCATGGAGACATTCTTATGGAGAAGAAAGTTCGACGATGGGGACCCATCTCTCAGTTACCTTCCTGGGCCCACTCTGATCCCGTCATCATCTGA
- the LOC125281470 gene encoding carbonyl reductase [NADPH] 1-like isoform X1, giving the protein MASASRVALVTGANKGIGFAIVQQLCRQFPGDVVLTARDEARGRAAVQQLQAEGLSPRFHQLDIDDLQSIRVLRDFLRKEYGGLDVLVNNAGIVFKPADPTPLHIQAEVTMKTNFFGTRAVCTELLPLMKAQGRVVNVSSIMSFAALKSCSPELQQKFMNETITEEELVGLMNKFVEDTKKGVQQKEGWPDVNVLPYAVSKMGVTVLSRIHARNLSEQRRGDKILLNACCPGWVRTDMGGPKGIKSPEEGAETPVYLALLPSDVERPHGDILMEKKVRRWGPISQLPSWAHSDPVII; this is encoded by the exons ATGGCGTCAGCCTCCCGAGTGGCGCTGGTGACCGGGGCCAACAAGGGCATCGGCTTCGCCATCGTGCAGCAGCTGTGCCGGCAGTTCCCGGGGGACGTGGTGCTCACGGCGCGGGACGAGGCGCGGGGCCGGGCAGCTGTGCAGCAGCTCCAGGCCGAGGGCCTGAGTCCCCGCTTCCACCAGCTGGACATCGACGACCTGCAGAGCATCCGGGTCCTGCGCGACTTCCTGCGCAAGGAGTACGGGGGCCTGGACGTGCTGGTCAACAACGCGGGCATCGTATTCAAGC CTGCTGATCCCACACCCCTTCATATTCAAGCAGAAGTGACcatgaaaacaaacttctttggTACCCGAGCTGTGTGCACAGAACTGCTGCCTCTAATGAAAGCCCAAG GCAGAGTGGTGAATGTGTCTAGCATAATGAGTTTCGCAGCCCTTAAATCATGCAGCCCAGAACTGCAGCAGAAATTTATGAATGAGAccatcacagaggaggagctggtggggctCATGAACAAGTttgtggaagacacaaagaaaggagtACAGCAGAAGGAGGGATGGCCTGATGTAAACGTACTCCCATATGCAGTGTCCAAGATGGGTGTCACGGTCCTGTCCAGAATCCATGCCAGGAACCtgagtgagcagaggagaggggacaagatCCTCCTGAATGCCTGCTGCCCTGGGTGGGTGAGAACAGACATGGGTGGACCAAAAGGCATCAAAAGCCCAGAAGAAGGAGCAGAGACCCCTGTCTACTTGGCTCTTTTGCCCTCGGATGTTGAGAGGCCTCATGGAGACATTCTTATGGAGAAGAAAGTTCGACGATGGGGACCCATCTCTCAGTTACCTTCCTGGGCCCACTCTGATCCCGTCATCATCTGA
- the LOC130542964 gene encoding carbonyl reductase [NADPH] 1-like gives MCLSPTYLYLVFETTGDPEACSSSLWKHLSAEENVLLGLQKCRVVNVSSMVSLRALKNCSPELQQKFRSKTITEEELVGLMNKFVEDTKKGVHRKEGWPDTAYGVTKIGVTVLSRIHARNLSEQRRGDKILLNACCPGWVRTDMAGPRATKSPEEGAETPVYLALLPSDAEEPHGEFVMEKKVEKW, from the exons ATGTGTCTAAGCCCCACGTACCTTTATCTCGTGTTTGAGACAACCGGGGATCCAGAGGCCTGTTCCAGTTCTCTGTGGAAACACTTGTCTGCAGAAGAGAACGTGTTGCTTGGCCTGCAGAAAT GCAGAGTGGTGAACGTGTCTAGCATGGTGAGTCTGAGAGCCCTTAAAAACTGCAGCCCAGAACTACAGCAGAAGTTTAGAAGCAAGACCATCACCGAGGAGGAGCTAGTGGGGCTCATGAACAAGTTcgtggaagacacaaagaaaggcgTGCACAGGAAAGAGGGCTGGCCTGACACCGCCTATGGAGTGACAAAAATCGGTGTCACCGTCCTGTCCAGAATCCACGCCAGGAACCtgagtgagcagaggagaggggacaagatCCTACTGAACGCCTGCTGCCCTGGGTGGGTGAGAACAGACATGGCAGGACCTAGAGCCACTaaaagcccagaggaaggagcagagacccCTGTCTACTTGGCCCTTTTGCCCTCAGATGCTGAGGAGCCTCATGGGGAGTTTGTTatggagaagaaagtggaaaaatggTGA
- the LOC130542966 gene encoding carbonyl reductase [NADPH] 1-like, with product MEGHNWNIWPLLQWRDLGGALGTGSHSAESKSTGALASLSLSASAPPALRGAHSTICSAHRAVLALHTAMASAPQVALVTGANKGIGFAIVQQLCRQFPGDVVLTARDEARGRAAVQQLQAEGLSPRFHQLDIDDLQSIRVLRDFLRKEYGGLDVLVNNAAIVFKPADPTPLHIQAEVTMKTNFFGTRAVCTELLPLMKAQGRVVNMSSIITLIALKKCSPDLQQKFISKTITEEELVGLMNKFVEDTKKGVQQKEGWPDIQLLPYAVSKMGVTVLSRIHARNLSEQRRGDKILLNACCPGWVRTDIGGPKGIKSPEEGAETPVYLALLPSDAERPHGEFLMEKKVEQWGPLCQLPSWVPF from the exons ATGGAAGGACACAACTGGAACATTTGGCCCCTCCTACAATGGAGGGACTTAGGCGGGGCCTTGGGCACTGGGAGCCACAGTGCTGAATCCAAGAGCACAGGTGCACTGGCATCTCTGTCCTTATCAGCCTCTGCACCGCCAGCCCTCCGTGGGGCCCACAGCACCATCTGCTCAGCACACAGGGCAGTGCTTGCTCTGCACACCGCCATGGCGTCAGCCCCCCAAGTGGCGCTGGTGACCGGGGCCAACAAGGGCATCGGCTTCGCCATCGTGCAGCAGCTGTGCCGGCAGTTCCCAGGGGACGTGGTGCTCACAGCGCGGGACGAGGCGCGGGGCCGGGCAGCTGTGCAGCAGCTCCAGGCCGAGGGCCTGAGTCCCCGCTTCCACCAGCTGGACATCGACGACCTGCAGAGCATCCGGGTCCTGCGCGACTTCCTGCGCAAGGAGTACGGGGGTCTGGACGTGCTGGTCAACAACGCGGCCATCGTATTCAAGC CTGCTGATCCCACACCCCTTCATATTCAAGCAGAAGTGACcatgaaaacaaacttctttggTACCCGAGCTGTGTGCACAGAACTGCTGCCTCTAATGAAAGCCCAAG GCAGAGTGGTGAATATGTCTAGCATAATAACCCTCATAGCCCTTAAGAAGTGCAGCCCAGACCTGCAGCAGAAGTTTATAAGCAAGAccatcacagaggaggagctggtggggctCATGAACAAGTttgtggaagacacaaagaaaggagtACAGCAGAAGGAGGGCTGGCCTGATATACAACTACTCCCATATGCAGTGTCCAAGATGGGTGTCACGGTCCTGTCCAGAATCCATGCCAGGAACCtgagtgagcagaggagaggggacaagatCCTCCTGAATGCCTGTTGCCCTGGGTGGGTGAGAACAGACATTGGTGGACCAAAAGGCATCAAAAGCCCAGAAGAAGGAGCAGAGACCCCTGTCTACTTGGCTCTTTTGCCCTCGGATGCTGAGAGGCCTCATGGAGAATTTCTTATGGAGAAGAAAGTTGAACAATGGGGACCCCTCTGTCAGTTACCTTCATGGGTCCCATTCTGA